The Nocardioides sp. S5 genome includes a window with the following:
- a CDS encoding PhoH family protein: protein MASKSSSSSASPGSTSGDRQTYVLDTSVLLADPGALTRFAEHEVVLPVVVITELEGKRHHPELGYFARAALRALDDLRVVNGRLDEPVSIGSQGGSLRVELNHTDAASLPSGFRLGDNDTRILAVARNLANEGHRVTLVSKDLPLRIKASAVGLDAQEYRAETISDSGYTGMTELEVPAADLDELYEDGVIDLADARDLPCHNGLVLLSERGTALGRVGADKRVHLVRGDRDAFGIHGRSAEQRVALEMLLDPEVGIVSLGGRAGTGKSAMALCAGLEAVMERRQHKKVVVFRPLFAVGGQELGYLPGSENEKMSPWAQAVFDTLGALTGKDVIDEVMDRGMLEVLPLTHIRGRSLHDAFVIVDEAQSLERNVLLTVLSRIGANSKVVLTHDVAQRDNLRVGRHDGIVAVVEKLKGHPLFAHVTLTRSERSPIAALVTEMLEDVTL, encoded by the coding sequence GTGGCCAGCAAGTCCTCATCCAGCTCCGCATCGCCCGGCTCCACCAGCGGTGACCGTCAGACCTACGTCCTGGACACCAGCGTCCTGCTCGCCGATCCGGGCGCGCTGACCCGCTTCGCCGAGCACGAGGTCGTGCTCCCCGTGGTGGTGATCACCGAGCTCGAGGGCAAGCGCCACCACCCCGAGCTGGGCTACTTCGCCCGGGCGGCGCTGCGGGCGCTCGACGACCTGCGGGTCGTCAACGGCCGCCTCGACGAGCCGGTCTCGATCGGTTCGCAGGGCGGCAGCCTCCGCGTCGAGCTCAACCACACCGACGCCGCCTCGCTGCCCTCGGGCTTCCGGCTGGGCGACAACGACACCCGGATCCTCGCGGTGGCGCGCAACCTGGCCAACGAGGGCCACCGCGTCACGCTGGTGTCCAAGGACCTGCCGCTGCGGATCAAGGCCTCGGCCGTCGGCCTCGACGCCCAGGAGTACCGCGCCGAGACGATCAGCGACTCCGGCTACACCGGCATGACGGAGCTGGAGGTGCCGGCCGCCGACCTCGACGAGCTCTACGAGGACGGCGTCATCGACCTCGCGGACGCGCGCGACCTGCCGTGCCACAACGGCCTCGTGCTGCTGTCGGAGCGGGGCACGGCCCTGGGCCGGGTCGGCGCCGACAAGCGGGTCCACCTGGTGCGCGGCGACCGCGACGCCTTCGGCATCCACGGCCGCTCGGCCGAGCAGCGGGTGGCGCTGGAGATGCTCCTCGACCCCGAGGTCGGCATCGTCTCCCTCGGCGGGCGCGCCGGCACCGGCAAGTCGGCGATGGCGCTGTGCGCCGGGCTCGAGGCGGTGATGGAGCGTCGCCAGCACAAGAAGGTCGTCGTCTTCCGCCCGCTCTTCGCCGTCGGCGGCCAGGAGCTCGGCTACCTCCCCGGCTCGGAGAACGAGAAGATGTCGCCCTGGGCCCAGGCCGTCTTCGACACCCTGGGCGCGCTCACCGGCAAGGACGTCATCGACGAGGTGATGGACCGCGGGATGCTCGAGGTGCTGCCGCTGACGCACATCCGCGGCCGGTCGCTGCACGACGCCTTCGTCATCGTCGACGAGGCGCAGTCGCTGGAGCGCAACGTGCTGCTGACGGTGCTCTCGCGCATCGGCGCCAACTCCAAGGTCGTGCTCACCCACGACGTCGCGCAGCGCGACAACCTGCGCGTCGGACGCCACGACGGCATCGTGGCGGTGGTCGAGAAGCTCAAGGGCCACCCGCTCTTCGCCCACGTCACGCTCACCCGCTCCGAGCGCTCGCCCATCGCGGCGCTCGTGACGGAGATGCTGGAGGACGTCACGCTCTGA
- a CDS encoding hemolysin III family protein, with protein MTPRDRVEHAVERAGEVMADKMAEVKPHLRGWLHAGTAPLALAAGIVLVALSPTPSTRIGSLAFALSALLVFTVSAIYHRGNWSPRTWAFLRRFDHANIFVLIAGTYTPYALLFLDGTARTTLLVVVWVAAIAGVIFRVFWTDAPRWLYTPMYIALGWAAVFFIPQFMEGADRFSSGVAIATLVLVAAGGILYTLGGVVYGLKRPNPSPRWFGFHEVFHSFTVLAFAAHYVGVSLATYSLR; from the coding sequence ATGACGCCGCGCGACCGTGTCGAGCACGCCGTCGAGCGCGCCGGCGAGGTCATGGCCGACAAGATGGCCGAGGTCAAGCCCCACCTCCGCGGCTGGCTCCACGCCGGGACCGCACCGCTGGCCCTCGCGGCAGGGATCGTCCTCGTGGCCCTGTCGCCCACCCCGTCGACCCGCATCGGCTCGCTGGCCTTCGCCCTGTCGGCCCTGCTCGTCTTCACCGTGTCCGCGATCTACCACCGCGGCAACTGGTCCCCGCGCACGTGGGCGTTCCTGCGGCGCTTCGACCACGCCAACATCTTCGTGCTCATCGCCGGCACCTACACGCCGTACGCGCTGCTGTTCCTCGACGGAACCGCGCGCACGACGCTGCTGGTCGTGGTCTGGGTGGCCGCGATCGCGGGCGTGATCTTCCGCGTGTTCTGGACCGACGCACCGCGCTGGCTCTACACCCCGATGTACATCGCCCTCGGCTGGGCGGCGGTCTTCTTCATCCCCCAGTTCATGGAGGGCGCCGACCGCTTCAGCAGCGGCGTCGCCATCGCCACCCTGGTGCTGGTCGCCGCGGGCGGCATCCTCTACACGCTCGGTGGCGTGGTCTACGGCCTCAAGCGCCCGAACCCCTCACCGCGCTGGTTCGGCTTCCACGAGGTCTTCCACTCCTTCACCGTCCTGGCGTTCGCCGCGCACTACGTCGGCGTCTCGCTGGCGACGTACTCCCTGCGCTGA
- a CDS encoding isoprenyl transferase, protein MVRLKDAVRRVLYPAYESRVVKFLPTDQIPKHVGVMLDGNRRWAKAVGLNTAEGYQAGADNIRPLLGWCEEVGVEVVTLWLLSSDNLTNRPPEQLTGLLTIIEGAVESLAEAGRWRIHPVGALDLLPPETAARLKAAEEATRDIEGILVNVAVGYGGRREIADAVRALLAEHATRGTSLEELADLIDVEHIAEHLYTKGQPDPDLVIRTSGEQRLGGFLLWQSANSEFYFCEALWPDFRRVDFLRAIRAYAARERRFGG, encoded by the coding sequence GTGGTGAGGCTCAAGGACGCGGTGCGACGGGTGCTCTACCCGGCCTACGAGTCCCGGGTGGTGAAGTTCCTCCCGACCGACCAGATCCCGAAGCACGTCGGCGTCATGCTCGACGGCAACCGGCGCTGGGCCAAGGCCGTCGGCCTCAACACCGCCGAGGGCTACCAGGCCGGGGCCGACAACATCCGCCCGCTCCTGGGCTGGTGCGAGGAGGTCGGGGTCGAGGTCGTCACGCTGTGGCTGCTGTCCAGCGACAACCTCACCAACCGACCGCCCGAGCAGCTCACCGGTCTGCTGACGATCATCGAGGGCGCCGTCGAGTCGCTGGCCGAGGCCGGTCGCTGGCGCATCCACCCGGTGGGGGCCCTGGACCTGCTGCCGCCCGAGACCGCCGCCCGGCTCAAGGCCGCCGAGGAGGCGACCCGCGACATCGAAGGGATCCTGGTCAACGTCGCCGTCGGCTACGGCGGGCGCCGCGAGATCGCCGACGCCGTACGCGCACTGCTCGCCGAGCACGCCACGCGCGGCACCTCGCTGGAGGAGCTCGCCGACCTCATCGACGTCGAGCACATCGCCGAGCACCTCTACACCAAGGGCCAGCCCGACCCGGACCTCGTGATCCGCACCTCGGGCGAGCAGCGCCTGGGCGGCTTCCTGCTGTGGCAGTCGGCGAACTCGGAGTTCTACTTCTGCGAGGCGCTGTGGCCCGACTTCCGCCGCGTCGACTTCCTGCGCGCGATCCGTGCGTACGCCGCGCGCGAGCGCCGCTTCGGCGGCTGA